In a genomic window of Halobiforma lacisalsi AJ5:
- a CDS encoding PIN domain-containing protein has product MIQDTSFIIDLLRGDESAKRLLNIVEKEARPQKVSSVTVLELYEGVARSRTQETKRDRILEVRGCHRTITTPKSRVNAEMVWPQRPCKMILR; this is encoded by the coding sequence ATGATTCAGGACACATCGTTCATTATCGACTTACTTCGGGGCGATGAAAGCGCAAAACGACTTCTCAATATTGTCGAAAAAGAAGCGCGACCGCAAAAAGTGTCCTCTGTGACGGTTTTGGAGCTCTACGAGGGCGTTGCTCGGTCTCGAACACAGGAGACGAAGCGAGACCGCATTCTCGAGGTACGAGGGTGTCATAGAACGATTACCACACCAAAGAGCAGGGTGAATGCTGAGATGGTATGGCCTCAGCGACCCTGCAAGATGATCCTTCGGTAG
- a CDS encoding antitoxin VapB family protein: protein MATKTISLDEEAYERLKARKKEGESFSETVKRLAGERSWNEVTGILSGDEAADLEAAIEEGRTKSRVRSDRLTVELGEAVDDKTSE from the coding sequence GAAAACGATTTCACTCGACGAGGAGGCCTATGAGCGGCTGAAAGCCCGAAAAAAAGAGGGTGAAAGCTTCAGTGAAACCGTCAAGCGCCTCGCTGGAGAACGGTCGTGGAACGAGGTCACGGGAATCCTCTCCGGGGACGAGGCGGCAGACCTCGAGGCCGCTATCGAAGAGGGACGAACGAAGTCCAGAGTGCGGAGTGACCGCCTCACAGTAGAGTTAGGCGAGGCCGTAGACGACAAGACGTCGGAATGA